In the genome of Kazachstania africana CBS 2517 chromosome 6, complete genome, the window CTATCGAAAAACATATTCtgttgaatttttctaatCAAGATCCGgcaattttcaaatttgtatGGAATTAAGATGAAGTATATAAGAGATGATCTAAGGAATGTAGTGATATGTATTGTTGTCGTCTGAGTCTCGTTGGATGTACTCCTTCTCTATCAAATAGTTGAGGCTTCTCTTGAGAGTACTTTCTGGAAGAGTAAACTTACTTGCCAGTGCATTGGTGGCAGCGTCTTGCAACTCTTCAAATGATGAGGTtctctttgatttcattattctCACGAGTACCGCATTTGTTTGAAcatttctttgtctttctAATGCTTCGTTGCTATTTATGCTATTGTTGGGAGTCTGAGCAGTATTAGAGTCCCGGGAGGACAGGATATTCCCACTTACAACCTGTACCTTGATTTTTCTAACTGGAGCTGTGAAGTTGTAGTTAATGTAAAATCTATCTATTGGACTTATGGTTCTAGTATTGGGGACTTTCCTGAGAATTTTCGATCTTGGTGCAAGTACCATTGATAATAAATGGCGTTTCAATTCTTGTTCTGCTATTCCTGTCTTTTCGTGCAACATGTCTAGTGTTACTTCATCGCTGTCTTCGAACATGAGGAAGATAGCTGCAGCATGAGTTGACATCACTAGTTCATGATATGtcttatcaaattgaaacCCGATCTCTACTAAGCCCAAAGTGTGTGCCCATTTTAAAACTCTTTCACCGTATTTCTTTGAGTACGTAACCTCgaaattttgtttcaattcttctaagCGCGGTGGTAAAATGACATCATTCTCATCtattaattcattaatattttcaaatggcCATGATGTCATTGTCAACACCTGTGGTACGAATtctatcttttctttatcattaaCAAAGTTCTTGTAAAAGCTCTTCGATAAGACAATTGAGGTAGACATATCTCTAAGCATTCCCTCCATCTTTGAGGTGAAAAAAGATCCCATATTATCCTTTATTTGTTTCACCATAAATCTTTCCATGTGTAATGCTGACCTCTGTTGTATTAATCTCTTTGAAAGCAATTGTGTATATGTATTTTCAAATGCATCCTTTTCTCTCAACAGTTTGAACAATTTTGTACAGTCTTGCAAATTATTCTTGGCTTTCTCTAAGTCTTCTTTATTCTGTGTCATTCTAAGATATGAATCGAGGTAAAAACATATGAATTGTATCGCTTGGTTCTTGTTGGTGTTGATGtatcttgaaaatatcgTATCTAAGAAATGTGAAGAAGGTAACCTAGAGGGCAAATCGCTCTCATTCGCAGCGTCATCGTTATCTACATTTTCGTTATCTTCAATCTGgacaaaatcaattaaatcttgatattttaaatagAAGTCGATAACTTGAGAAACCCACTCAGAGGCAACCTGTACGCGCTTTTTAGATGACTCTTCTATTTTGATCCCTCGTATTGTATTGAACACGATAGTATCCATAATTTCCAAAAGTCTGGATCTGTATGAAGTCTCATTAATTAGACTATACACTTCGAATAACAGCTGTTTATTGCATGATTTTAAAGTTGTCTCGATTAATGGAACAAATATAACATCGAATTTTTctgatatcaaaaattcttcaatggaCGTCTTTATCTTAGTACAAGTGTCAGGatttaagaaattcaaatctaAGGAGTATTCGGAAGCAATGAGGTCCTTGATCTTTGCGAATAAGTCTGGTGCTGGAAGATTTATTGCGCTGATTGTATTATCATAATAATTCTTTGTCtcattgatgaaataaTCTTCGAAatatgtttcaaaaaaagtatCATCTTTATCTGAGATAGTTTCTAACATCGATATTAACTCCTTCAGAACTTCAAACTTGCTATTACCATAAGATGGCGTCTGACGTACTTGATTTATCGTCACAGATATCGCTTTATTAACGTCTTCTTTCAACGGATGGAGTATAATGTCTCTAAAGACGTGCAAAGCTAAATCTACAATTTCTGGTAACCTGTTGCTCTTGCAGTACACTCTGTCcaaataaatcattaaatctGCAACTAAATTGAAGTTTTCCCTctgaattttccaaaattctGCCACTTTCTGTAATATCTCCCAATCTTGATTCAGGTCACTGAATTGACTATCTTTCAGCTCGGTTAATTTGGAAGTAAAGAGCTCCTTTAAGTGATTGTACAAATCATCCGACCGTTTATAAATTACCAAATTATAAACAACATGGTATGTCTTCTCGAAGGATATTTCTTCTGTGTTATTAGCGTAGATCT includes:
- the CUL3 gene encoding cullin CUL3 (similar to Saccharomyces cerevisiae CUL3 (YGR003W); ancestral locus Anc_4.138), whose amino-acid sequence is MLSRGPNALHKRGKIRIPTKQGFTVENYDAALEIIDDAFEKIYANNTEEISFEKTYHVVYNLVIYKRSDDLYNHLKELFTSKLTELKDSQFSDLNQDWEILQKVAEFWKIQRENFNLVADLMIYLDRVYCKSNRLPEIVDLALHVFRDIILHPLKEDVNKAISVTINQVRQTPSYGNSKFEVLKELISMLETISDKDDTFFETYFEDYFINETKNYYDNTISAINLPAPDLFAKIKDLIASEYSLDLNFLNPDTCTKIKTSIEEFLISEKFDVIFVPLIETTLKSCNKQLLFEVYSLINETSYRSRLLEIMDTIVFNTIRGIKIEESSKKRVQVASEWVSQVIDFYLKYQDLIDFVQIEDNENVDNDDAANESDLPSRLPSSHFLDTIFSRYINTNKNQAIQFICFYLDSYLRMTQNKEDLEKAKNNLQDCTKLFKLLREKDAFENTYTQLLSKRLIQQRSALHMERFMVKQIKDNMGSFFTSKMEGMLRDMSTSIVLSKSFYKNFVNDKEKIEFVPQVLTMTSWPFENINELIDENDVILPPRLEELKQNFEVTYSKKYGERVLKWAHTLGLVEIGFQFDKTYHELVMSTHAAAIFLMFEDSDEVTLDMLHEKTGIAEQELKRHLLSMVLAPRSKILRKVPNTRTISPIDRFYINYNFTAPVRKIKVQVVSGNILSSRDSNTAQTPNNSINSNEALERQRNVQTNAVLVRIMKSKRTSSFEELQDAATNALASKFTLPESTLKRSLNYLIEKEYIQRDSDDNNTYHYIP